Proteins from a genomic interval of Papaver somniferum cultivar HN1 chromosome 4, ASM357369v1, whole genome shotgun sequence:
- the LOC113271492 gene encoding ATP-dependent DNA helicase At3g02060, chloroplastic-like gives MAISISSLLPIPSIYDSSSSFSSSLSQFRVLKFFSIKCPCHQITKKSNLSTTNAVYTEAQTSTTPRKDTVDTEVDGISLLNERIRREHRKRGEVSSKNDNSMNSEEAEKYIQLVKEQQQRGLQKLKGHRQGGNDDGSNPNKSFNYKVDPYTLRAGDYVVHKKVGVGRFVGIKFDVPKDSTAPIEYVFIEYSDGMAKLPLKQASRSLYRYSLPNETKKPRALSKLNDTTVWERRRIKGKIAVQKMVVDLMELYLYRLKQKRSPYPKTSKITEFTEQFPFEPTPDQKQAFIDVEKDLTERETPMDRLICGDVGFGKTEVALRAIYCVVSTRKQVMVLAPTIVLAKQHFEVISDRFSRYPDIKVGLLSRFQTKAEKEEYITMIKNGELDIIVGTHALLGSRVVYNNLGLLVVDEEQRFGVKQKEKIASFKTSVDVLTLSATPIPRTLYLALTGFRDASLISTPPPERVPIKTHMSAYSEKKIVSAIKYELDRGGQVFYVLPRIKGLDEVMGFLEQSFPNVEIAIAHGKQFSKQLEETMEKFCQGEIKILICTNIVESGLDIQNANTIIIQDVHQFGLAQLYQLRGRVGRADKEAYAHLFFPEKSALSEQALERLAALEDCCNLGQGFQLAERDMGIRGFGNIFGEQQTGDVGNVGIDLFFEMLFESLSKVEEHRLISVPYKNVQLDINITAHLSSDYINYLENPMGILEEAENAAEKDIWSLMNFTENLRRQYGKEPRSMEILLKKLYVKRMAADLGISRIYASGKMVGMSTNMSKKVFKLITESMASDVQRNSLVLEENQIKAELLLELPGEKLLNWIFQCLTELHASLPALIKY, from the exons atggCAATTTCAATCTCCTCGTTACTACCAATCCCATCAATATACGATTCCtcctcttccttttcttcttctttatcacaATTTAGGGTTCTCAAATTCTTTTCTATCAAATGCCCATGTCATCAAATCACTAAGAAAAGCAATCTATCAACAACAAATGCTGTTTACACCGAAGCTCAGACTTCGACTACACCGAGAAAAGACACGGTGGATACCGAGGTCGACGGGATTTCTCTCCTGAACGAGAGAATCCGGCGTGAACACCGGAAAAGAGGTGAAGTATCATCGAAGAATGATAATTCAATGAATAGTGAAGAAGCTGAGAAATATATACAATTAGTCAAAGAACAGCAACAAAGAGGACTGCAGAAATTGAAAGGACATAGACAaggtggaaatgatgatggcagtAATCCAAACAAGAGTTTTAATTATAAGGTGGATCCATATACGTTACGTGCAGGTGATTATGTTGTTCATAAGAAAGTTGGTGTTGGGAGATTTGTTGGGATTAAATTTGATGTGCCTAAAGATTCTACAGCTCCTATTGAGTATGTTTTTATTGAGTATTCTGATGGTATGGCCAAATTACCGTTGAAACAAGCTTCTCGTTCGCTTTACCGTTATAGTCT TCCGAATGAAACGAAGAAACCACGAGCGCTGAGCAAATTAAATGATACGACTGTGTgggaaaggagaaggataaaAGGGAAGATAGCTGTACAAAAGAtggttgttgatttgatggagttGTACTTATATAGGTTAAAACAAAAGAGATCACCTTATCCAAAAACGTCTAAAATTACTGAGTTCACCGAACAGTTTCCTTTTGAGCCAACTCCTGATCAAAAACAG GCTTTCATTGATGTTGAGAAGGATTTGACTGAGAGGGAAACTCCAATGGATAGATTGATTTGTGGAGATGTTGGGTTTGGTAAAACTGAAGTTGCTTTACGTGCTATCTATTGTGTGGTGTCAACACGAAAACAAGTTATGGTTTTAGCACCAACTATTGTTCTTGCTAAGCAACATTTTGAAGTAATTTCTGATCGGTTTTCTCGGTATCCTGATATCAAGGTTGGACTTTTGAGCAGGTTTCAG ACCAAGGCTGAGAAAGAGGagtatataacaatgattaaaaATGGAGAGCTGGATATTATTGTTGGAACTCATGCACTTCTTGGAAGTCGAGTGGTCTATAACAATCTTGGTTTACTTGTTGTTGACGAGGAACAG AGGTTTGGCGTGAAACAGAAGGAGAAGATTGCTTCTTTTAAAACTTCAGTTGATGTTCTCACTCTCTCGGCAACACCAATTCCCAGAACTTTGTACTTGGCTTTGACTGGGTTTCGTGATGCAAG TTTGATTTCGACGCCACCCCCGGAAAGAGTTCCTATTAAAACTCACATGTCGGCATATAGTGAGAAAAAGATCGTATCTGCAATCAAGTACGAGCTTGATCGTGGGGGTCAAGTTTTCTATGTGTTGCCACGTATCAAAG GTCTGGATGAAGTTATGGGATTTCTCGAGCAGTCATTTCCAAATGTTGAAATAGCAATTGCTCATGGAAAG CAATTCTCAAAGCAACTAGAAGAAACTATGGAGAAATTTTGTCAAGGAGAAATCAAAATCCTTATATGCACAAATATAGTTGAAAGTGGGCTTGATATTCAAAATGCCAACACTATAATAATCCAGGACGTTCACCAATTCGGCTTAGCACAATTATATCAG CTACGCGGGAGGGTTGGCCGTGCGGATAAGGAAGCCTATGCGCACTTGTTTTTCCCTGAAAAGTCAGCGTTATCTGAGCAGGCACTG GAGAGACTAGCAGCACTTGAAGATTGTTGCAATCTTGGCCAAGGTTTTCAATTAGCAGAAAGAGACATGGGCATACGAGGATTTGGGAATATTTTTGGGGAGCAGCAGACTGGTGATGTTGGCAATGTAGGCATTGATCTGTTCTTCGAAATGCTGTTCGAAAGCTTATCCAAGGTTGAAGAGCATCGGCTTATCTCAGTCCCTTACAAGAATGTACAG CTTGATATAAATATAACAGCGCATCTGTCTTCGGACTACATAAATTATCTGGAGAACCCAATGGGGATACTTGAAGAGGCTGAGAATGCAGCTGAAAAAGACATCTGGAGTTTAATGAACTTCACGGAGAATCTACGTCGTCAATATGGAAAAGAACCACGCTCCATGGAGATACTATTGAAGAAGCTCTACGTGAAGAGGATGGCTGCAGATTTAGGAATTAGTAGAATATATGCCTCCGGCAAGATGGTAGGCATGTCAACAAACATGAGTAAGAAGGTTTTCAAGCTGATAACAGAGTCGATGGCCTCCGATGTTCAACGGAACTCCTTAGTCTTAGAAGAGAACCAAATCAAG GCAGAACTACTTCTGGAGCTGCCAGGAGAGAAACTCCTGAACTGGATCTTCCAGTGCTTAACAGAACTTCATGCTTCACTACCAGCACTTATTAAATACTAA
- the LOC113271493 gene encoding syntaxin-22-like gives MNFQDLENGGARSFSSPSSSSQNPSSQGVAAGIFQINTAVNGFRRLVDAVGTIKDTPEHRRKLHSTRQRIGQLVKETSSKLKALSDSDHNAGVNPNKTIEDAKIARDFQAVLQDYQKLQQLAAERESAYTPLSSSSSLPTSYGANEQPRLSDDPESRPFLEAQTRQEVLLLGNEVAYNEAIIDERDQGIRDVQLDIAQSNEIFRDLAVLVHNQRAVIDDIASHVDSTAAVTSNSKTHLYRAHKSVKSRSSWCWWMLLIFVLVLVIALLYLVL, from the exons ATGAATTTCCAAGATCTTGAAAATGGAGGAGCTCGATCATTTTCTTCCCCCTCTTCATCTTCTCAGAATCCCAGTTCTCAGGGCGTTGCAGCGGGTATTTTCCAGATAAATACAGCTGTAAATGGTTTCCGAAGACTTGTTGATGCTGTTGGAACCATTAAAGACACTCCCGAACATCGTCGGAAGCT ACATAGTACAAGGCAAAGGATTGGacaattggtgaaggagactTCTTCTAAGCTCAAAGCACTAAGCGATTCTGATCATAATGCTGGTGTTAAT CCAAATAAGACTATAGAAGATGCAAAGATTGCTAGAGATTTTCAGGCAGTCTTGCAAGATTATCAAAAACTTCAACAGCTTGCGGCTGAGCGGGAGTCGGCTTACACACCTTTATCTTCTTCGTCATCCTTACCCACAAG CTATGGTGCGAATGAACAACCGCGTCTTAGTGACGATCCAGAAAGTCGGCCTTTCCTTGAAGCACAGACTAG ACAAGAGGTACTACTGCTGGGGAATGAGGTTGCATATAATGAAGCCATAATAGATGAAAGAGATCAAGGTATAAGAGACGTTCAATTAGATATTGCACAATCAAATGAGATATTCAGGGATCTTGCTGTTCTCGTTCATAATCAACGAGCTGTAATTG ATGATATTGCATCCCATGTCGATTCCACTGCTGCAGTAACATCAAATTCTAAAACACATCTTTACAGGGCCCACAAAAGTGTGAAGTCTAGATCGTCATGG TGCTGGTGGATGCTGCTAATTTTTGTATTGGTGCTGGTTATTGCTCTCCTTTACCTTGTATTGTAG